In one window of Primulina tabacum isolate GXHZ01 chromosome 8, ASM2559414v2, whole genome shotgun sequence DNA:
- the LOC142553793 gene encoding putative receptor-like protein kinase At1g80640 isoform X1, with protein MQFWFLILLPIWVFSSPSFSVPVDVKPDPPVADPVLPTEKNPTLGNSSDIIAHSPVAEVKVVHHQDLNKKIFIALIVSSALLGGILLLASCLWIYRSKHVKSCDPKSGQSSDVAKGISFVPILDKFSSLKTSGKKGSTALIEYQVLVAATNNFSEDNILGEGGLGRVYEARFNNSLRAAVKEILIGGQQAEREFENEIELLSKLQHQNIVSLLGYCIHGESRFLVYEIMENGNLEFHLHGPSHQSTLSWNVRMRIALDVARGLEYLHEHCNPPVIHRDVKSTNILLDSDFNAKLSDFGLAITGGSSNKASIKPSGTLGYVAPEYLLDGKLTDKSDVYAFGVVLLELLMGRKAVEKVAEAQCQSIVTWAMPQLTDRSKLPNIVDPAIRNTMDLKHLYQVAAIAVLCVQPEPSYRPLITDVLHSFIPLVPVDLGGSLRVTNPAQ; from the exons ATGCAGTTTTGGTTCTTGATACTCTTGCCCATTTGGGTCTTCAGTTCTCCTTCGTTCTCAGTTCCAGTTGATGTGAAGCCAGATCCTCCAGTTGCTGACCCTGTTCTTCCTACTGAAAAAAATCCCACTTTGGGGAATTCTTCTGATATTATAGCACATTCTCCAG TTGCAGAGGTGAAAGTAGTGCACCATCAGGACCtgaacaagaaaatttttatcgcACTTATTGTTTCTTCTGCTCTTCTCGGGGGGATTTTGCTGCTGGCATCTTGTTTATGGATTTATAGATCGAAACATGTGAAAAGCTGCGATCCAAAAAGTGGTCAGAGTTCAG ATGTTGCAAAGGGAATTTCTTTTGTTCCAATCTTGGATAAATTCTCTTCACTAAAAACTAGTGGCAAGAAAGGTTCGACTGCATTGATTGAGTATCAAGTCCTGGTAGCTGCCACAAACAATTTCAGCGAGGACAATATACTCGGTGAAGGAGGATTAGGACGTGTGTATGAAGCTCGTTTCAATAACAGTTTGCGTGCAGCTGTTAAGGAAATATTAATTGGTGGGCAACAAGCTGAAAGAGAATTCGAG aatgagattgaattattGAGTAAACTTCAACATCAGAATATAGTTTCTCTCTTAGGGTATTGTATTCATGGCGAGTCACGATTCTTGGTTTATGAAATCATGGAGAACGGAAACTTGGAATTCCACTTGCATG GACCTTCGCACCAATCGACGTTGTCTTGGAATGTGAGAATGAGAATTGCCCTCGATGTTGCAAG AGGATTAGAGTATCTGCACGAGCATTGCAACCCTCCTGTGATCCATAGGGATGTCAAATCTACCAACATTCTTCTTGATTCCGACTTCAATGCCAAG CTTTCTGATTTTGGACTTGCGATTACGGGTGGAAGCTCAAACAAGGCCAGCATCAAGCCTTCTGGAACTTTGGGTTATGTTGCTCCAGAGTACTTGTTAGATG GTAAACTTACTGACAAAAGTGACGTTTACGCATTTGGGGTGGTTCTTCTTGAACTTCTGATGGGAAGAAAAGCTGTGGAGAAAGTAGCCGAAGCACAATGCCAATCAATAGTCACTTGG GCAATGCCTCAGCTGACTGACAGATCCAAGCTTCCAAACATCGTGGATCCAGCCATCAGAAACACGATGGATTTGAAGCATTTGTACCAA GTGGCGGCTATAGCGGTGTTATGTGTGCAACCAGAGCCAAGTTATCGGCCATTGATAACAGATGTTTTGCACTCATTCATCCCCCTCGTACCAGTCGATCTTGGAGGATCACTGAGGGTAACAAATCCTGCTCAATAA
- the LOC142553793 gene encoding putative receptor-like protein kinase At1g80640 isoform X2 encodes MQFWFLILLPIWVFSSPSFSVPVDVKPDPPVADPVLPTEKNPTLGNSSDIIAHSPEVKVVHHQDLNKKIFIALIVSSALLGGILLLASCLWIYRSKHVKSCDPKSGQSSDVAKGISFVPILDKFSSLKTSGKKGSTALIEYQVLVAATNNFSEDNILGEGGLGRVYEARFNNSLRAAVKEILIGGQQAEREFENEIELLSKLQHQNIVSLLGYCIHGESRFLVYEIMENGNLEFHLHGPSHQSTLSWNVRMRIALDVARGLEYLHEHCNPPVIHRDVKSTNILLDSDFNAKLSDFGLAITGGSSNKASIKPSGTLGYVAPEYLLDGKLTDKSDVYAFGVVLLELLMGRKAVEKVAEAQCQSIVTWAMPQLTDRSKLPNIVDPAIRNTMDLKHLYQVAAIAVLCVQPEPSYRPLITDVLHSFIPLVPVDLGGSLRVTNPAQ; translated from the exons ATGCAGTTTTGGTTCTTGATACTCTTGCCCATTTGGGTCTTCAGTTCTCCTTCGTTCTCAGTTCCAGTTGATGTGAAGCCAGATCCTCCAGTTGCTGACCCTGTTCTTCCTACTGAAAAAAATCCCACTTTGGGGAATTCTTCTGATATTATAGCACATTCTCCAG AGGTGAAAGTAGTGCACCATCAGGACCtgaacaagaaaatttttatcgcACTTATTGTTTCTTCTGCTCTTCTCGGGGGGATTTTGCTGCTGGCATCTTGTTTATGGATTTATAGATCGAAACATGTGAAAAGCTGCGATCCAAAAAGTGGTCAGAGTTCAG ATGTTGCAAAGGGAATTTCTTTTGTTCCAATCTTGGATAAATTCTCTTCACTAAAAACTAGTGGCAAGAAAGGTTCGACTGCATTGATTGAGTATCAAGTCCTGGTAGCTGCCACAAACAATTTCAGCGAGGACAATATACTCGGTGAAGGAGGATTAGGACGTGTGTATGAAGCTCGTTTCAATAACAGTTTGCGTGCAGCTGTTAAGGAAATATTAATTGGTGGGCAACAAGCTGAAAGAGAATTCGAG aatgagattgaattattGAGTAAACTTCAACATCAGAATATAGTTTCTCTCTTAGGGTATTGTATTCATGGCGAGTCACGATTCTTGGTTTATGAAATCATGGAGAACGGAAACTTGGAATTCCACTTGCATG GACCTTCGCACCAATCGACGTTGTCTTGGAATGTGAGAATGAGAATTGCCCTCGATGTTGCAAG AGGATTAGAGTATCTGCACGAGCATTGCAACCCTCCTGTGATCCATAGGGATGTCAAATCTACCAACATTCTTCTTGATTCCGACTTCAATGCCAAG CTTTCTGATTTTGGACTTGCGATTACGGGTGGAAGCTCAAACAAGGCCAGCATCAAGCCTTCTGGAACTTTGGGTTATGTTGCTCCAGAGTACTTGTTAGATG GTAAACTTACTGACAAAAGTGACGTTTACGCATTTGGGGTGGTTCTTCTTGAACTTCTGATGGGAAGAAAAGCTGTGGAGAAAGTAGCCGAAGCACAATGCCAATCAATAGTCACTTGG GCAATGCCTCAGCTGACTGACAGATCCAAGCTTCCAAACATCGTGGATCCAGCCATCAGAAACACGATGGATTTGAAGCATTTGTACCAA GTGGCGGCTATAGCGGTGTTATGTGTGCAACCAGAGCCAAGTTATCGGCCATTGATAACAGATGTTTTGCACTCATTCATCCCCCTCGTACCAGTCGATCTTGGAGGATCACTGAGGGTAACAAATCCTGCTCAATAA